The Pieris napi chromosome 11, ilPieNapi1.2, whole genome shotgun sequence DNA segment caaaatatttctacttTTATCTTTATAGGTCAAGACGAAGAAAAACTGTTGGGGTCCGTTCTTTTACCATCATATAAGGTATCAGCTTGTACTAGTGAAGATAAGGTAATGAGGAAGTACGCGTTTAAATTAGAACACGCAAATATGCGGACGTACGTATTAGCAGCGATGGATCAAGAATCTATGATGAAATGGGTTAAGGGACTAACTATGGCTGCGCTTATGCAAAACTAcaggtatatatttttgcgTAGTCCTATAATCACAAAGGTATTACCCGCAACCATGTTGTTACTGTTATTGCATTTTGTTCATAGTTTGCTTTAAGCTACACCTGAAGTATAGGTTAAAGTAAAATACGTATAAATAGAAGcgatttttcaaatatttatttccaacacacaaatatacagtatttacaatattataatctacatagtaataaaaataatgaaacatttattaatggaaaattaaaacaaatgtaaaaagtttgtaagtatacctttaatgctggcagcatttcctcgctgtattgccaACTTATTccttgagcgaggaaagcaccagctatGGGGTCACCGTTACTaacaggcgccaacttaaatctttaattagcgttTGTGTacttgaatataaaaaaacagggTGCATGTactacttatgtacgcgcgtaagatgttatacttctttggcattattaaaaatagtttttgattgcatgcaaataattaattacaattaaataataaaagactggaatctcttacattaagtgtaacataaattctattattattcgaatgttgtttttaaattatgtccaatgccgtagcatcttccgtgggcaacttcattctgttaattttgtgtcacggtgcgcgcgcatcgtaaaatttcactctcatcaatttttcgtaacgtgcctaaagaagtgtaacttcaaaaatacagacaaaaagaagtataaattAGTTTGATTGCGCTGTTCGTTATACGTCTGTTCGGAATTTATTAAACTCTTTTTTTTTCCAGCGAACACCAACGGAAACAAATTGAGCGAACTGCAAAACCAGAGGTACGTATTATCGTGTGCATAACGTGAATCGATGCAAGTCCTCAATCAATCCGCTAGAGCATAACCAAGGACAGTCACCGGTTTATGGGCATAACTGTAAATGTTGATCGGTGCCAATACTAACCGCTCtagtttttcttcttttaagtaatagatagacatattatgtacttacaaatttttttatttttatattttatatgattggacaatttagaccaattgacctagtcccatgctaagctggtgaagcttgtattgtgggtactaggcaacggatatacatacatattaaagatagatagacatataaatacataattaaacacccaagacctaagcacaacaccaaatgctcatcacatcgatgtttgtctcagctggggatcgaacccgggatccatggattcgcagtcaggggtactaaccacaagaccaatgagccgtctaaACTCTAATTGATATCATGAAAGAATTGATTATATGTgcacaatttataaaatttattttaatttatattaaattaagtaaaaggtttttatttcCTCTGTGGTTGAGAGTCGTAATTTAATGatgacaaaacaaaaaacagttTGTTCAATAAAATGCGGTAAAATAAAGACGTGGgatcaaaattttatataagtgggtttgaagttatatatattaagttgtTTCTTTGTAACAATGAATCATACAGCTAATTTTATAAGCaaacattttacatattagTTTATTGGTAGTTGAGTTCAcaaaggtatttttaaaatattttcaggaTGACGATATTCCTGGACCTACATACGCAAATGCACCTCCCAAGCCACGACGCTCAAATGATGGATACAATTCACCAGGCTCAGACATGTTAGTATAAAGATATACGCTGTTGTAGTGGACCAAAGTTATAGTTACATATTCAATACCTATTACTATTTCAGATACGACCCAAATTACGATCTTTTGATCAAACCAGAGTCTCAATATAATCAAAGCACTTCGAAGCAATATCAAGATCAATATGGAAGTAAAGCGAATCAAGAATCTTACGCCAGAACCCCACAGTCGCCTCCCCAACCACCTCTCTATCAAACAAAAAGATCTAACGATTTACACAATTCTGGATCGAACCACGAAAGACCTCAAGAACTGTATAAATTCCCACAATCGCCCCCTTTTGAAACAAGACGTCTTCCCGATGAAAACATGTaccaaacacaaaataatccCTTCTTACAAAATTATTCAGGCCAGGAAACTCGTATTCCTCTTGAAACACAAAACACTGATCAAAAATCCATAAAAAGTTATGGAGACAATTATCCAGAAACGAAAACTCGTAATGATAATGCACACGCTAGAGATGTGTATGGTGAATTAAAGGATCTAAAGCCGGTTCCAACGAACAGTGTAAATGATCGAATTATGGAGAGACGAACGCCCGATGCATACGGGCGATCCACTACGATGTCgagttataaaaacaaacttgGTGATTATGAAGATGTATACTCTCCATATTCAAGTGAAAATCCTGCGAAGTCACCTAATTTATCACTTCATCGAGATAATATTAGTTTGTCAAGTCAAAAACAGCAACAAAAGCCCAATCAGGTAggtttcaattgtttttagtttttgtagtATTAcagtaaaatgttttattgttatattagtaTAGGGATTGAGTTCTGCAAGAGATAGGATTCAAAGCAATACCATAGCTTTTGCCAAGATTcagtataacttaaatatgaCTAGGTATtcatatacaaaaaatgtaatatttacttattttactaCGTATATCATGAACTCTTTGCAGACTCAAGAGAAAGTGTTTAGCGGGCCATCAGTTCTTCGAAGGAAGAAAATGCAAGCAAGTGGCATACAACCTCCCATGCCCAGGCCACATAGCGCAGACTTTCTAGAGTACGAAGCTAGAAACGAATCATTGAATAAGACAATGCCAACAAGAAACAATTTAGATCCTCATAAAAATCCACAGCGGCCTAAGTCTAGCCTTGACATTAACTCATATTACGACCCCAGTTCAGAAACATATTACTCCGAAGAGAGCTATGCAGAAAAAATGAGACAGTCAGCTCAATATTTGCAGCAACAAGGTCTTGCGCCTCGTAACATACAGATACCTCTCGCAAAATATGCAAGTGGCTTAGCTGAAAAACAATTGCAGTCCCCCTACGCTCATACACCAAACAACAATTATGAAACGGAATTTGGCGCAAAACAACGCGATAATATCAGCTACACCTCAAAATACAGTGATCTAGAAGGATTAAACTCTAATTGGATGCTAAAAGAGAAAGATTTAGAACAACAAAAGGATTACTTGAACCGAAGTGGGAGTGTAATGAGTGATGGATCAAATGGAAGTTACCTGAAAGAAGCAAGTAAACTGGAGCCTAATTCTGATGGTTTTATAAGATCTGCGAGTGCACGATTACCTACTACAGAACGTGATGGTGAAAAGAAAGTTCAGCAGGTATAAAtgattcttattttattttactccagccctgcgattctgtaactcacttttcgaactcacacagcggttttcgcatcgggggcgctctcaaatcagtcgtgaagcagtcattttatgatttggcattctgaaaaggtgggagcttgtagtttattagaatgcaatcataaatgactgcttcacgactgatttgagagcgaccccctaatgcgaaaaccgctgtgtgagttcgaaaagtgagttagaAGGCCTACATTAATTGTTCAATACAATATCTCAACTTATTGGTGTTTGTTACAGCGCGAGGAATCAATGAAACGCCTATTGGAATggaaacaaagaatgttgcaGTCTCCTTTGACTAGAAAAAGCACTCCTGCAACTATTTCCTTAGCAAGATCTCTAAATCAGAGTCGACAATCATTAAGATCAGATCAGTACAAACCTAAAACATACTCAAATAATTCATATAACAGCTACTCATCTGACGATGAAGGTTAGTGCCATAgctttaatcaattaattagaCCAAAGAGCATGTATATTTTTCTCTAAACCAATTTTAAAGCatgtaaaaattaagtttagttTGGTCGTACGCATGATAATTCGTGTTCAGTgtatttgtagtaaaatataaactagTCATTAAAGACCTCGGCTATTTTAAGTAGagctaataatatatagttaaatttatttttacatgtaCTTCATTTactttatgaatataaaaatgccATTACATtacttgtttataattattatattttattgtattcaaCTATAAACAAGCAGCCTTTGGTGACTTCGCTTTGCGGAACCTTCCTGCCTGCTGGGGGATATGTCACTAACTATCGCATTTAATTGGTGTTGGGTCAGTAAACCTATATAATTACTGTAGATTATATATGGAAGCCGTAGATCgtatttacataactttatTTGGAAAAGGTGCAATAATTACTAACAATCAAGCATTatcaaatacaataatattattatttggaaagtaagaaattaaaatttggttTCGCTTTTGCACCTCAGAGGAAACACCTGGGACTGATCTGCAAAACTCAAGTCCTATGCAGGCAGGAAGGTCTTACATACAGGGAATAGAGAGTCCCTCAATAACAAAACCAAAATCCCCTCACGAGCCTTGTTCTGTCCTATTGCCCGATGAAAAATTCGAAATAACAagtgttagtaaaaacaaTAGCAGTCTCCAAAACGCATacgaaaatattaatgtagaaGAATCCATAGCCGAGAATGTTAAAAGTAACGCCCAGGAAGAACACATATACGAAGATCATATTCCTCAGCTTATTGATATGCCTGAAGAGACTGAGCAGACATCAGCAGTTACTTGTGATGGATATGAAACTCATGAAAGTGAATCAGAATCAGAAGCTCAGCTCGAATATACAGATAATGATTTAGATGAAGTACTTCTTGAATCGGATACTGAAACGTCTAAGCAAGATAATAACGAACTTGTAAGTAATCAATCAGAAACCCCGCCAATTCTATCATTAAATGAAGATCATTACTTACCGATGAGCCCTAGAAAATTATTGCCAATAGAACCAGCacataaaatgattttagaaAACTTAAGCGTTTTCGATCAATCGATGCCAATAACTTATGAAGATAATCCATATGTAGAAATGAATTTGGGAGGGGAGGAGGATGACATGCAGACATACGAAATTGTTTGTGTAAACAATGGTAAGATGGTTGAACCAGTGTACATGGAATTGAATAATCTTACGGCAGCTGATCAAGAAATAGAAAATACGAATTCAAAAGATTGCCACTCAGATACAGCCTCTAATTTTGCAGACACCAAAGATCCAACATTGAGGAGAGTGTCAAAAACcgagaaaaataaagaaaaggcGGAAGGTTCTGACGCTGATGATGAATGCTCTAAAGACCTATCGATAGATGCCCCTTTTAGTAGATTAAGTATTTCAGATACATTCCGCCCTGCTTCGTATTATCTCAGTTGTAGTTCTATGATATTGGATAGGCAGGATAGTTCTGATAGTGATATCTTACCACCTCCACCCATTCCAAGTTCATCTCCACCATGCGAAGAATTAAATGATGAAGCCTTGTCCAGGTATATTTTAGACAAATTAGATAAATCCGATATATCTCAAgataattctattttaaaaatgttaacaaacgaaaatcaaaatatgaataaaatgaaaagaaaagcGACCTCGTTAATGATATACGGTAGCCGAACTTCAATTCACGATACTCTTACTAGGGGTGAAAAAATTCGACATAATAGAGCGAGCTTAACAAACGATAGgagtaaattatttgaagaaaaaGAAACCGTCAACCTATTAAATAGATCTTTATTCGATTTGAAAAACAATTCTTCAGATTGTATTGACTCTGATTCGTTCAGAAGTTGTATTGTTGACAGAGATTCATCGAGATTGTCCTTAGATTCAGATGTAAGTagtaaatttgaaattactCCATCCAATCTATCTTCAGAACTTACAAGCTTAGCTGATGGTGACTCTATATATGATTTACGTAATTCAAGTGACTGCGCTGATGCTAATTTGTTACGGAAAAACCAATTTGTTTCAGAAACTTATTTGTTAAGTCAAATTGAACGCAGCGATTTGATACAACTTAACAGAACGTCAAACGAAAAAGATACGTCTTGTAGTCCAGAAGAAacgaaaatgaataaaacacaAACTTTAACCAAAAGtgaaaatttgaatattgtttgttCCCACACACGTTCATCTAGCACCCCTGTTAGTTGTAAAAGCAATATTATTCGTGATAGATCAAACAGTCATGCTTTAGAATCGAAGCGTATagacacacagtacaaaaatattgcgGATCATACTTCGGGATACATTGGTTCACAGAGTTCTTGTAGCTCACTCGGTGTTTCTCATTCTCCTATATCATTTTACACTAAGTATTCAAAAGGAGAAACGTTACTGagaaaaaatttgaataaaactaCAGATAAAGTAAAGGAAATCAAGAAGatcaatattaaagaaaagtataACGCTTCATCGACAACCACTGGTTTTCATAGTAGAGAAAGTTCTGCCGAGCACAGTGCCCCCTACTACTATTCGGATCTTTCATCACAGGAgcatattgatattttacCAACTTCtcattatatgaaaaatactaacatacacagaaaattaaataatcaacgACGGAAAGGCCTCTTGCATAAACGGAATGACATAACACATATACATAACCCGATCCACAGTAACAATGTTTTTGTATCCGATAATTCTTTTGAATTGGCAGCAGCTAGAAGTGTATCCGTTGAATTTCTAAGTGCAACAGAAAAAGATCCagaaatagatattaaaaatttatatgaatcGTCGAGTAGTAAACGCTCAAAAATACCAGAATCGATTGGTTTATTGGGTAGTCTAGGCTGTAAAAGAAATACAAGTAATTCGAAGTTTTCATCAGAAGAAAAGACGGTATCCGACCATTCAGAATTACAACAACGAAATTTGTTAAAAGCTAGGGTTTCAACTGGAAGTATGTCCTCACACTGCAGTGAAAACTCttcaaatactgtatattatgACGCTGAAACTGAAGCAACTACATATGAGAATATTTTTGTTGGAGAAAAACATTGGGATGAAGATCAACTATGGAGAGATAATTTAAGAAGAGTCTCTCATAGACATGCTCGTTCAATGGATGACTTAGATGCTTTGCCTGAATCTATAAGTTCTAATAATACACCCGATTTTAATAGCATTAAGCGCGTTAAGAAAGTTGTGTCAAACAATAAGGTGAGTAGAAACGTTACTTACGTAAATTGCGATATACAAGCAGAGATTTTAAGAAAGGATAAAAAAGTGGGCCATGCTATTCCTGATGAGAATGATGTTTATGTTAGTCTTGCAAATGATGTTAACATAACCTCAGATAACACTATTGTTGATGAAGGCGTCTATGAACAATTGTCAATCGATACAACTGAAATATCGTCAAATGACATATGTAACAGTAAAGAGAAACAGTCGAAAATCAACAGAAAACAGTTTGAAATAGATAGAGAAACATTAAGGCAGTGGGATTTGATGTCGAGTGGATTAATGAAAGATGGTTCAAGGCTAGTGCGGGGTGCGGTTATTGGTGGTAAAGTAAACGAAGCTGCATGCACGGACAACACAACTGAAAATGCAAGCAAGGGAAGTATCCACTAAGTTTCTGTGGTCCAGTTAGTAACTATGTAAGTTAAacttatattcatttaaacgCAAAGCAAAGTCACTTTTggcatttttatgtatattaaagaAGATAAGATGTACATAAGTACGCAAGCATGTTTTGATGTTAACACTGTATATAGCACTGAACTTGTAAATACATGATACACATTTTATCATGTTGAAACTAGTCTATGCTATTCGTAAAGATTATAAATCGTTAATTCATTTCTTGCAGCATCCTTAACAATATCAGGCACTAACATAGAATCTAACGCAAACAATAACCAAATTCAACAAACATTATCAAAGAAATCATTTGTCGGAAGTAATACATCTATTGGACGTAGTAATAGAGATGGGAATATACCAGTAAGAGCAGTCAGCCCAAGAGTAAGATGGGTTGAAGATAAAGCAAATGAGCATTACACGTCACAACAGATTAGTGCGTCGCAGCATAATGTAAGTTATATGTAATCTGTACTATTTATACTCTGCGGTGACTATGCCTAAAATATAGAGAAATATCATTAATGCAtgcattatataattttaattattaataaattaaatgtgttaAGCATTTTTTTGAAAACACTATTCACtatattacacaaatatttgacataccaaaaatattatgtatacaattttatacttttcttATGCATTTATTAGAAAGGTTTATTTGCCTTTTGCCTACTTGTTAGAAAAAGTGTAAGAGAAATAGACGTCTTATTTCTCAACTACGAGGTTCTGAAACTTATCtgatattacataatattacagcTTAATATATTACCGGGCACAGAAGAATCTTGGGCCACAATTAGGTCCCCTTCTCGGATGTCCCAACAGCCCGTAAGCGCTGTCAGTCCTAGAGTTAGGAGGAACACTGAAACTGACGAAATGGTATATagattgtcttttatttattatccttACATACCAGTATTACCCATATTATTTGAGTTCTGTCaatgttgtttattttacttGGGGGTACATACCATAAGATCGTTATTAATGCAAGATCAATTACGGTTTATAAAGTCTTTTAATCTGGGatttaaattgttacaaaataatgggctcaaaataataatcactATCTCTCAAACGTTGAAAATATGCTTGTCGCCgagtgttattattttaaatttttgtcaattgtagaaaaaaaaaacaaatgaaaatttggctttattatgtaatatgtactataataactttcaaattaataacgttctttaaaaagttatatgattttgttttgctttttttgtgttttgtacattttgttGCATTATTTGTTGGGTATAGCAAAAGGTGCCTCGAGAATTGGTAGACATACCGACAGCTGGTGAACTCCTGGGACGTAGTCATGAAGAATTAGTTCTCCTTCTGATACAATTACGTCGACGGCATGCTGCAATACATCGATCCATAGAGCAATGCTGCCACCAAATTAATAGTATAGAGGTGCTTtgctttttatgttttacgtttcttttctttttacaattttatatataatatactagcataccggccaagcgttgctgtggctaaggtttctgttatattacatagtagtaaactattcaagggaaacggtaggagaacaccagtcatggggaccaccatgcttttttggtggttatgccattcaattgtagcttatgtgaaacgttggtactttcaacacagcgccatctgttagaattgtatcaaataataaacaaatatttgcaataaaataatattgcgggtataaattgagatgtgagctatcctatcttttaagttggatcaaactacacacggtgtgcaaatttcattgatcggttcggtagtttaggagtccatagcggacaaacaacgtgacacgtaatttatatatattaagattatacaAGGCAATTAAATAAGTGTTTATACTTTTGAAACCTACACTTACATGAACtccataaaattaattgctataatataatatgtggactaataatagaaatttatttattactaacaaagtTTATCTCTTCCAGGAATGTCTTAGTTCTTTAAAAGCTTTAGAACGGGAGGAGAGTCTACGAAGGCTCGAACAATTGAAGATGCAATTAATGGAGCTAGAACAACAGTATGCAAAAAGCAAACCCCTTGTTCAATTAGTGGATAATATGGTGAAACTTGGGTCATTGTACAATAAACCTGGATCAACAATTGAACGTCTTGAGAGAAATCAGAGGCTAAGGCATAAGGTTCTAGCAGAGCATGCAGTTGAGCAACAACGGTGTgtactttaaaatatcttgaaaTGTATATATGTTACACCACATTctatatttacatacatacaaatcaATACATTGACTGCTCATTGGtttagtggttagtacccctgactgccaatccatgggtcccgggttcgtaCCCCGGCTGAGAGAAACATcaatgtgatgagcatttggtgtttaaatatgtatttatatgtgtatctatctataatatgtatgtatatccgttgcctagtacccataacacaagcttcaccagcttaccatggtgtgaattgtccaatcatataaaataaaataaaaataaaaaaattcccaAGAATGTGCAAAAATTACAGTGAACACAATAATGCCCaaaaacgtaaaataataactataatgGTGACAATACTAATTTGCTAATCTCTGTCTGTTCATAggtattttaaagttaagttTGTAGTCATTGAAGTCAAAATAATACAGGTCAACAATTTTGGTTTAGaccattttaattgttaattcttcaggctctttttttaattaattacaaataattttaactgtcACTACGTATTGACATTATCTAGTAACTACATATGTACATTTTTAGGTGGTTGGAAAGTGCTGCAGCTGGCAAACCCTTGGAAACAGAAGCAGCAAGAGCAAGAGTGGCGGAACTTTGGGCTTTGGAACAGGAGTTAGCTGATGAGGCGTCCATATTGCAAGGACTCAAAACCGATAAAGATGCAATAGAATCATTGCTTTCAGGTTTGTTGCTGGCAGATTTTTcacaacattttaaaacatattcttaaaagttaatttgtgCCAGtactattgtttaatttttatacagtaaacttttttatatgtatttataccaacataaaaaaaagaactatgaaatataatatataaaaaataaacgataCAAATTACTATTTGACGGGTATAtaggaatattttattatttgacgggtatattttttataattaaatgtatttttcttataaatgtaattaatatttgtcatgtatattagtttagtttgttttttattcctgtttagtttttttatttcttaataactatatgtaatatgtatttttgcacttcttgcctaccttatctaatttaataaattttttgtcttttctcacagtggttgcctggaagagatcgctcgaaagcgataaggccgtcAATAGCCctcctttacatttaattatgttacatttttatattgtaatgcaacgaagtgttaataaataaaaaataaataaatatacataccaCCTTAAACTACTAACAAActgcattaatatttaaaaattaaaaacctctTACATTCGTCTCTTACTCTTCTAAAACCTGTCGCAATTATATCCAGGTTTGGTGTAGAACTGAGTAAACGGTTAGCGAAATCATATGTAGAATTAGTGACTACTGGCGGAGGACAGCTTCACTTAGTGGGCATACCGGGATCTGAAGTACTTTTCAGGCAcaccacacacacacacacacacacacacacacacacagagcTTAAGCAATTGCGGAAGCAGGCCGAACAGAACTGACAGAACTGAACAGTTTAGTGCAAAGTAGATTGCcgaataataattgaaaaatctGTGTACTCAGATAGATTACTGATTACTACTAATTTATTGTGTATTTCCAAATTTTGaatgttaattaatgtttaaagaactttatttctcattacaaaaaatatttatttacatgagaaatttaatattaagtatatacgaacgagatacacgtcgctaTCAGCTAGCCCAATTTTATTCTAATGGGCTCattctgatttatttatttgaattaatttcattaaacctATTTGCTTAGACTACTGCTAGCTTCACTTCGCATAAAGTTTAAGAAACACATTTTCTCAAGAATCAAATTGTGATTTATCATAAagagatagggtattttatgGTAAGCATCATTAATGTGGTACaacgttttatttataggtGTTCGTAGTAAGCTGGATACAGTGAATTTAGAAGATCCACTTCATGGGGGAGGTCTTGAGGTGGAATTGGCCAGAGTTCACGCGATGCTGGCGCACAATTCTAAGGTTTATAAGGTTTTCATCTATACAAtgcacttattattttattacatacctAGTCACCTAttgctatatttttttgttatttggaatttcaaatttttattaaattataatagtttaaaaatacacGTCTATAAATGTCTTTTAATTGGCTGAAAACTATGatatttgtctctttctgtaaAGTTATGTTTAATCTGTGTTGAAAAGAGATATAATACtgaatagttataataaattagttatttGGTCCCGCTTTTGTCCATTTTccgacaatttaaaaaaaatatattaatttgaaataaatgcaACCATTTTCTGATGAATTACAGAAACTGGAGCAGACGGTAGCTGAAAACGCCCGAT contains these protein-coding regions:
- the LOC125053654 gene encoding uncharacterized protein LOC125053654 isoform X3, encoding MAAAPASCMNTENGCVMFDCLVHLWEWIDPPLQQTQFQMDAKKTIPAQQPLTHQHIMAHHVHPDQIYTQQQMSNHVTSNPPIQNQPNGVTHQQQQLIQNQYHATMTARSPLLENRHEIYGTSHNHEYARHYGANDNYNYQQQQSPTTERTEQIIHTDHNVNHDIVHNIPKGYNAEVYQDYLKRNPPKDSNQIYQNHQPMYRPNMNQYGSKPYLPYSNRIGPQSNTELLRRQYNEIQQLKMQQQLHYQNQAQMHQQQKFAERQLLLQQIHGVQPPPNLQNSIYSDSSYRDLDRYGSRNDFKEYTGDIQKDVDKYAKNNEYREIERQNKQFQEAQWQQNQEGFKEIERYRSPPEDEKTKHRSPPTDFNNQLKRNTGTMSPMKSSESSSPSVKSPSTESRRSSSGQALRSPTAQRIPSAPVTISGMLYKQGSDGLKVWRKRWFVLSEYCLFYYKSQDEEKLLGSVLLPSYKVSACTSEDKVMRKYAFKLEHANMRTYVLAAMDQESMMKWVKGLTMAALMQNYSEHQRKQIERTAKPEDDDIPGPTYANAPPKPRRSNDGYNSPGSDIYDPNYDLLIKPESQYNQSTSKQYQDQYGSKANQESYARTPQSPPQPPLYQTKRSNDLHNSGSNHERPQELYKFPQSPPFETRRLPDENMYQTQNNPFLQNYSGQETRIPLETQNTDQKSIKSYGDNYPETKTRNDNAHARDVYGELKDLKPVPTNSVNDRIMERRTPDAYGRSTTMSSYKNKLGDYEDVYSPYSSENPAKSPNLSLHRDNISLSSQKQQQKPNQTQEKVFSGPSVLRRKKMQASGIQPPMPRPHSADFLEYEARNESLNKTMPTRNNLDPHKNPQRPKSSLDINSYYDPSSETYYSEESYAEKMRQSAQYLQQQGLAPRNIQIPLAKYASGLAEKQLQSPYAHTPNNNYETEFGAKQRDNISYTSKYSDLEGLNSNWMLKEKDLEQQKDYLNRSGSVMSDGSNGSYLKEASKLEPNSDGFIRSASARLPTTERDGEKKVQQREESMKRLLEWKQRMLQSPLTRKSTPATISLARSLNQSRQSLRSDQYKPKTYSNNSYNSYSSDDEASLTISGTNIESNANNNQIQQTLSKKSFVGSNTSIGRSNRDGNIPVRAVSPRVRWVEDKANEHYTSQQISASQHNLNILPGTEESWATIRSPSRMSQQPVSAVSPRVRRNTETDEMQKVPRELVDIPTAGELLGRSHEELVLLLIQLRRRHAAIHRSIEQCCHQINSIEECLSSLKALEREESLRRLEQLKMQLMELEQQYAKSKPLVQLVDNMVKLGSLYNKPGSTIERLERNQRLRHKVLAEHAVEQQRWLESAAAGKPLETEAARARVAELWALEQELADEASILQGLKTDKDAIESLLSGVRSKLDTVNLEDPLHGGGLEVELARVHAMLAHNSKVYKKLEQTVAENARLERELQQLRRALRARRAAPQPTHSHPTQPAQPTHPTAMLEDEVTRVQQLVTALQRQRQELSRAVRHLTQQSQVLQTTQDSMPGQHRPLSYWQETNLDTGHTIDHGQDYEYESHPIHYGQTEPLYVDTRPGDITSPMTSEDMQHSAFGHLSNVEKQEIKTVRIVKRESERRQRDRERSLQPMSDWSTNITTNIDQFLEEELVQPINNYRASSVPRTDYSKFEEYYAKQNKETPYLKFERNMELSPKYPSSPSLSNYDYSRDYKYSYDRLTLSNQYLNSPTESSRTLTNDISKTSSVMSLTRSNMELSPIFKSEAAKEIITEMSDTHKNGSLHRRQVPKEKRRHYTAPHHLSAKTLNELPKNGYKQDAMARSVDDADMERALRGAAPDVVRSALPATKIRDSIDQLLAAPQKIVIPERYIPEKPPELSPEEQQKRQEKVESIKKMLSSSSGDQTSTKSPDGEKRQREHLLQMNQILAKQVTEMSKIIAVKALEELPLTNNADDSDRSPDVELPIYQQRDNFFT